A region from the Pithys albifrons albifrons isolate INPA30051 chromosome Z, PitAlb_v1, whole genome shotgun sequence genome encodes:
- the HEMGN gene encoding hemogen isoform X1: protein MESLGKDHASPDSSLPPSAACEEYTVPDVIITRRLRDRELLRKRKAEALEKDSAQWVLRVHKNQQQRRGRRAKRGRGHQLEVKAILDPEPTIDPQPDLQEEAEPVHSEPTQPEPAYQEHLPRLTIQNPVSGMQQVAVEGEPAVRSLDPAGEEEVVKPAEAEILQDLNTSLENDHQDNESNSHVLY, encoded by the exons ATGGAGAGTTTAGGCAAAGACCATGCTTCTCCAGATTCTTCCCTACCAccctctgcagcctgtgagGAGTATACTGTGCCAG ATGTCATCATAACCCGCCGGTTGAGAGACCGGGAGCtgctcagaaaaagaaaagcagaagccCTGGAGAAAGACTCAGCTCAGTGGGTTCTGAG GGTGCACAAGAACCAACAGCAAAGGAGAGGCAGAAGAGCCAAAAGAGGACGGGGTCATCAGCTGGAGGTGAAGGCCATCCTGGACCCAGAACCAACTATAGACCCTCAGCCTGACCTGCAAGAGGAGGCTGAGCCAGTGCACTCTGAGCCTACACAGCCTGAACCAGCATACCAAGAACACCTGCCCAGGCTGACCATCCAGAACCCAGTCAGTGGGATGCAACAGGTAGCAGTGGAAGGGGAGCCAGCAGTCAGGAGCTTGGATCCTGCAG GTGAAGAGGAGGTGGTGAAAcctgcagaagcagaaatattGCAAGACTTGAATACTTCTCTGGAAAATGACCACCAGGATAACGAATCCAACTCACatgttttatattaa
- the HEMGN gene encoding hemogen isoform X2 yields MESLGKDHASPDSSLPPSAACEEYTVPDVIITRRLRDRELLRKRKAEALEKDSAQWVLRVHKNQQQRRGRRAKRGRGHQLEVKAILDPEPTIDPQPDLQEEAEPVHSEPTQPEPAYQEHLPRLTIQNPVSGMQQVAVEGEPAVRSLDPAVYNWNCP; encoded by the exons ATGGAGAGTTTAGGCAAAGACCATGCTTCTCCAGATTCTTCCCTACCAccctctgcagcctgtgagGAGTATACTGTGCCAG ATGTCATCATAACCCGCCGGTTGAGAGACCGGGAGCtgctcagaaaaagaaaagcagaagccCTGGAGAAAGACTCAGCTCAGTGGGTTCTGAG GGTGCACAAGAACCAACAGCAAAGGAGAGGCAGAAGAGCCAAAAGAGGACGGGGTCATCAGCTGGAGGTGAAGGCCATCCTGGACCCAGAACCAACTATAGACCCTCAGCCTGACCTGCAAGAGGAGGCTGAGCCAGTGCACTCTGAGCCTACACAGCCTGAACCAGCATACCAAGAACACCTGCCCAGGCTGACCATCCAGAACCCAGTCAGTGGGATGCAACAGGTAGCAGTGGAAGGGGAGCCAGCAGTCAGGAGCTTGGATCCTGCAG TCTACAACTGGAACTGCCCTTGA